One window from the genome of Gammaproteobacteria bacterium encodes:
- a CDS encoding TRAP transporter large permease subunit — translation MEIWALAMFVVVVLLFMLGYPVAFTLGAVSMFFGAIFLGFDFFNLLPLRIWGIMTNFTLLAVPLFVFMGILLEKSGIAEELLATMGTLFGRLRGGMAISIIIVGTLLAATTGVVGATVVTMTVIALPVLIKNGYRPELASGTIAAAGTLGQIIPPSIVLILLGDVIGVPVGQLFMSAVVPGLMLVTFFILYIIWLGRWRPAEFPDPASNGNRASTVRILKSMLPPLLLIVGVLGSIFFGVATPTESAALGAVGALLLALAKRRLNLDMVRQASRHTTRLTSMVFMILIGATAFGLVFKGMGGDILVENLLTQLPGGVATFIVLSMLLIFVLGFFLDFLEICFIVVPILAPIAELLGVNMLWYGILIAMNLQTSFLTPPFGFSLFYLKAAATVPLRITQIYRGVMPFVVLQIIVLALLFIFPDLVLWLPDLMDRMQTS, via the coding sequence ATGGAAATATGGGCATTGGCCATGTTTGTTGTTGTCGTGTTGTTGTTTATGCTCGGCTATCCTGTTGCGTTTACCCTGGGCGCAGTGTCGATGTTTTTTGGGGCTATATTCTTAGGCTTCGATTTTTTTAATCTTTTGCCCCTGCGTATTTGGGGCATTATGACCAACTTCACTTTGCTTGCAGTGCCCTTATTTGTCTTTATGGGAATACTACTGGAAAAATCAGGTATCGCTGAAGAATTATTAGCCACCATGGGCACACTGTTTGGCAGGTTACGTGGTGGTATGGCGATATCCATTATTATCGTCGGCACACTACTGGCTGCGACTACGGGTGTTGTTGGGGCAACCGTTGTCACTATGACAGTGATAGCTTTGCCAGTATTGATAAAAAATGGCTATCGACCTGAATTAGCAAGTGGCACTATCGCTGCGGCTGGTACTTTAGGGCAAATTATTCCTCCCAGTATCGTCTTAATATTGCTTGGCGATGTCATAGGCGTTCCCGTTGGCCAGTTATTTATGAGTGCCGTGGTGCCAGGTTTAATGCTGGTTACATTTTTTATCCTTTATATTATTTGGCTCGGCCGTTGGCGCCCCGCCGAATTTCCTGATCCAGCGTCGAATGGTAACCGTGCTTCCACTGTGCGCATATTGAAAAGCATGTTGCCACCTTTGTTGCTTATTGTTGGCGTTTTGGGATCAATCTTTTTTGGTGTTGCTACACCCACCGAATCGGCAGCTCTAGGTGCTGTAGGTGCTTTGTTATTAGCCTTAGCTAAGCGTCGACTCAATCTTGATATGGTTAGGCAGGCATCGCGTCATACCACTCGACTAACTAGCATGGTGTTTATGATTTTGATTGGTGCCACCGCATTTGGTTTAGTGTTTAAAGGCATGGGCGGTGATATTTTGGTCGAAAATTTACTGACGCAACTGCCTGGTGGAGTGGCCACCTTTATTGTTTTAAGTATGTTGCTGATATTTGTTTTGGGTTTCTTTCTTGATTTTCTTGAGATTTGTTTTATTGTCGTGCCAATTCTTGCGCCGATAGCAGAATTATTAGGTGTCAATATGCTTTGGTATGGCATTTTGATCGCCATGAATTTACAGACTTCTTTTCTTACCCCACCCTTTGGTTTTTCGTTGTTTTATTTAAAAGCAGCTGCCACCGTTCCATTACGTATCACTCAAATTTATCGTGGTGTGATGCCCTTTGTGGTTTTGCAGATTATTGTCCTTGCCTTATTATTTATTTTTCCTGACTTGGTTTTATGGTTGCCTGACTTGATGGATCGTATGCAAACATCGTAA
- the gspL gene encoding type II secretion system protein GspL — protein MAILFLHLNAERRDEADWLHLDESIAMATVRHGPLSLAARDAKGARVIVLLPGADITLADAVVPTRNVQRITTALPYLLEEKFASDVEDLHFAFSKPDSDNSVNVAVIARDRLDDWLQRLLDVGIRPHVMVPDICAVPYSEDTWSVVDGSDSVLLRMGLNNGLASDRASVVDTLRLSLALAAQTPPAHIVYYHGVDDDIDTLDFGDLSPEVDVELLAEHRLNLLAKHYQVDASINLLQGDYGRREQLSKRLRPWRATAGIAAIVLVLFIMLKMFDYADLVQQRDQLNTQVNAVYKKIFPQATGVANKERVQSLLKKLGNTKADSDSFLELLAKVAGDLKNTTQLKITRIGYSNQALNLALTLGDLQSLDDLKTRLSKDESLSVEIQSASSRNDKVEARLKIKGKQR, from the coding sequence ATGGCGATTCTGTTTTTACATCTAAATGCTGAACGTCGAGATGAAGCCGATTGGCTCCATCTCGACGAGAGCATTGCTATGGCGACAGTGCGTCATGGCCCATTATCGTTAGCAGCAAGGGATGCCAAAGGCGCACGCGTTATTGTGTTGCTACCTGGTGCTGATATTACGTTGGCTGATGCCGTAGTGCCGACTCGCAATGTGCAGCGTATTACTACCGCGTTACCTTATTTACTAGAAGAAAAATTTGCTAGTGATGTTGAAGACCTGCATTTTGCTTTTAGCAAGCCTGATTCAGACAATAGCGTAAATGTTGCAGTGATTGCCCGCGACAGACTTGATGATTGGCTGCAACGTTTATTAGACGTTGGCATTCGACCTCATGTCATGGTGCCAGACATTTGTGCGGTGCCATACTCAGAAGACACCTGGTCGGTAGTCGATGGTAGCGATAGCGTATTGTTACGTATGGGGTTAAATAACGGTCTCGCTAGTGACCGTGCCAGCGTGGTAGACACGTTGCGTTTGAGCTTGGCTTTAGCGGCGCAAACACCACCGGCACATATTGTTTACTATCATGGTGTTGATGATGATATTGATACACTTGATTTTGGTGATCTAAGCCCAGAAGTCGATGTTGAGTTGCTTGCAGAGCACCGCCTTAATTTATTGGCGAAACATTATCAAGTTGATGCAAGCATTAATCTATTACAGGGTGATTATGGCCGGCGTGAACAGCTTAGCAAGCGTTTGCGACCATGGCGCGCTACGGCAGGCATTGCTGCTATTGTTTTAGTTTTATTTATTATGCTGAAGATGTTTGATTATGCTGATCTAGTGCAACAGCGAGATCAGCTTAATACGCAAGTTAATGCTGTTTATAAAAAAATATTTCCGCAAGCAACAGGTGTGGCCAATAAAGAACGTGTACAGAGTTTGCTCAAGAAGCTCGGCAATACTAAAGCAGACAGTGATAGTTTTCTTGAGTTATTGGCTAAAGTTGCCGGTGATTTAAAAAATACGACACAGCTTAAAATAACACGTATTGGCTATAGCAACCAGGCGCTCAACCTAGCTTTGACACTAGGCGATTTGCAAAGCCTTGATGATTTGAAAACGCGTTTGAGTAAAGATGAGAGTTTGTCTGTTGAGATCCAGTCGGCAAGTTCCCGTAATGACAAAGTTGAAGCGCGCCTGAAAATAAAAGGTAAGCAGCGATGA
- a CDS encoding YbaK/EbsC family protein, which translates to MPQYIHQTQQNVDKLHISRFFSEHYQYMPVASTILRHLDDQKISYRVLEVAPFADSADAAVQAGISPTQLLQTCVIGDSSGQLMVVIPANRELNLRGIQQLLRRPFKHLDDKSISQLFIDCVPQFLPPLGAAYGIRCILETQLALLEQCYMLAGDRRHLIQINKKGFRQLFRSMNLPNACLPKPMWRPLLKSACLIHRIQIRLCSI; encoded by the coding sequence TTGCCTCAATATATTCATCAAACACAACAAAATGTCGATAAACTCCACATTAGTCGATTCTTTTCGGAGCATTATCAGTACATGCCTGTCGCCAGCACCATTCTTCGTCACCTCGATGATCAAAAGATTAGCTATCGCGTGCTTGAAGTCGCACCTTTTGCTGATTCAGCCGACGCCGCCGTACAGGCGGGCATTTCCCCAACACAGCTGTTACAAACCTGTGTCATCGGTGATAGCAGTGGCCAACTCATGGTCGTCATTCCAGCGAATCGTGAACTAAATTTGCGCGGTATCCAGCAATTGCTACGGCGCCCATTCAAGCACCTGGATGACAAATCAATCAGCCAGCTATTTATTGATTGCGTACCGCAGTTTCTGCCGCCACTCGGTGCCGCCTATGGTATACGCTGTATTCTTGAAACCCAGCTTGCACTGCTTGAGCAATGCTATATGCTCGCAGGCGATCGTCGTCATCTCATTCAGATCAACAAAAAAGGCTTCCGCCAACTATTTCGTAGTATGAATTTGCCAAACGCCTGTCTGCCGAAGCCGATGTGGCGCCCTTTATTGAAGAGCGCCTGCTTAATCCACCGGATCCAAATTCGCCTCTGCTCGATCTGA
- the gspH gene encoding type II secretion system minor pseudopilin GspH — protein sequence MQGQKGFTLLELIVVTLIIGLMIGVINLSSGLNRQHDVQEEIERLAALIDLAAQESIFKSTEIALEFEESSYRFLTLIENEWQPIEADRILRQRQLPAGLEIELFVEGERQEIFSIETKDSEKKDIPPRIFLLSSGEITPFEVSLKGADGDTLYTLIGRINGELEIEKTEAKPS from the coding sequence ATGCAAGGACAAAAAGGCTTTACCTTGCTTGAGCTGATTGTTGTTACCCTCATTATCGGCCTCATGATAGGTGTGATTAATCTGTCATCAGGCTTAAATCGCCAGCATGATGTGCAAGAAGAAATAGAACGGCTGGCGGCACTGATTGATTTGGCTGCGCAAGAGTCGATATTTAAGTCTACGGAGATTGCGCTTGAGTTTGAAGAAAGTAGCTACCGATTTCTAACGCTGATTGAAAACGAATGGCAGCCCATCGAAGCGGATCGTATTTTGCGTCAACGGCAATTACCTGCGGGTTTGGAAATAGAATTATTCGTTGAGGGTGAAAGGCAAGAGATCTTTAGTATTGAAACTAAGGATTCAGAAAAGAAGGATATTCCGCCACGTATTTTTTTGCTTTCAAGTGGTGAAATCACTCCTTTTGAAGTTAGCCTCAAGGGAGCTGATGGCGATACCTTGTATACACTGATTGGTCGTATCAACGGCGAATTAGAGATAGAAAAAACCGAGGCGAAACCGAGTTAG
- the gspG gene encoding type II secretion system major pseudopilin GspG, giving the protein MRRSGGLQSGFTLIEIMVVVVILGILAAVVAPRIFDRPDQARIVKAKQDIRVLENALNLYRLDNFNYPQGDTGLRALVEKPADAPNWKEGGYLDRLPKDPWQNQYQYLNPGVQGAIDIFTYGRDGGSGGEGADADIGNWNL; this is encoded by the coding sequence ATGAGACGCAGCGGAGGCTTGCAAAGCGGCTTCACCTTGATCGAAATTATGGTGGTGGTAGTTATTCTTGGTATTTTGGCGGCAGTAGTGGCGCCGCGAATATTTGACAGACCTGACCAGGCCCGTATTGTTAAAGCCAAGCAAGATATTCGTGTTTTAGAGAATGCGTTAAATCTTTATCGTTTAGATAATTTTAACTACCCTCAAGGTGACACCGGGCTGCGCGCTTTAGTCGAGAAGCCTGCTGATGCGCCAAACTGGAAAGAAGGCGGTTACCTGGATCGCTTGCCTAAAGACCCCTGGCAGAATCAATATCAGTATTTAAATCCTGGCGTACAGGGTGCCATTGATATTTTTACTTATGGACGTGATGGTGGCAGTGGTGGTGAAGGTGCTGATGCCGATATTGGTAATTGGAATCTTTAA
- the gspI gene encoding type II secretion system minor pseudopilin GspI yields MLKLKTPSRFFREKGFTLIEVVIALAVISISMAAVINGVGKNINNASYLREKTLAHWVASNKVAEIQLSDIAIDASEQKGETTLAELRWQWNVKISDTDIGTIKRLTVEVQREESNEPLAIVIAYVGQGS; encoded by the coding sequence ATGCTTAAGTTAAAAACACCATCACGGTTTTTTCGTGAAAAAGGTTTTACGCTTATTGAAGTCGTCATCGCCCTGGCTGTGATCTCTATTTCGATGGCGGCAGTGATTAATGGTGTGGGTAAAAATATTAACAATGCCAGTTATCTTCGTGAAAAAACATTGGCACATTGGGTTGCATCAAACAAAGTCGCAGAAATTCAGCTAAGCGATATTGCTATCGATGCTAGTGAACAAAAAGGTGAAACGACACTGGCGGAGCTTCGTTGGCAATGGAATGTCAAAATTAGCGATACCGATATCGGAACGATTAAACGCTTAACGGTCGAAGTGCAACGTGAAGAGAGCAATGAACCTTTGGCAATCGTTATCGCTTACGTGGGGCAAGGGTCATGA
- a CDS encoding DUF2007 domain-containing protein: MKKLKTAMDYVELGFFQGVLESEDINCVVKNEILSGASGELPVNETWPEIWVADKDWIRGKAILKNMQPSADAKSWRCDQCDELIEPQFALCWRCANGVVPD; this comes from the coding sequence ATGAAAAAACTAAAGACGGCAATGGACTATGTTGAATTAGGATTTTTCCAAGGCGTGCTTGAGTCAGAAGACATTAATTGTGTCGTTAAGAACGAGATTTTGAGTGGCGCCTCAGGTGAGTTGCCCGTTAATGAAACTTGGCCTGAGATATGGGTGGCGGATAAAGATTGGATTCGGGGTAAAGCGATCCTGAAAAATATGCAGCCCAGTGCCGATGCCAAGTCTTGGCGCTGTGATCAATGCGATGAATTAATAGAGCCGCAATTCGCTCTATGTTGGCGTTGTGCGAATGGCGTTGTTCCAGATTAG
- the gspK gene encoding type II secretion system minor pseudopilin GspK codes for MISLRQQAGVALITALIFTALVTTFAVAIASQQQIDIRRTGNILSSDRGYLLALGIEDWARDVLQKDIEDAEGASIDHLGEDWNVALPPIQIEGATVTGKITDLQGLINVNGLVSDSGQPVTVEVQRFRRLLELFEFDPDITDALVDWIDPGTEVTIPSGAEDSYYLSKAPSYRAANAPMISISELRLVAGFDREVYTALSPFLTALPTATNTTNNNQIGSSDQGNSNNQQPNQNSANANNNTSNSSGTPININTAPLEILRVLTDPSLSELEAESLLEDRESEEGFKSQTEFLEHAVIVGTNLTQAGAGNNGLAISSEYFLIEGTAVLADAQMHLFSVVRRDNGNLTVLMRGQGSY; via the coding sequence GTGATCAGCTTACGCCAACAAGCAGGCGTTGCTTTAATCACCGCACTGATCTTTACTGCGCTAGTTACCACGTTTGCGGTGGCGATTGCTTCGCAGCAGCAAATCGATATTCGTCGTACAGGCAATATTCTGAGTAGCGATAGAGGCTATCTTTTGGCCTTGGGCATTGAAGACTGGGCGCGTGATGTTTTACAAAAAGATATTGAAGATGCCGAGGGCGCGTCGATTGACCATTTAGGTGAAGATTGGAATGTGGCCTTACCACCAATTCAAATCGAGGGCGCTACGGTAACGGGGAAAATTACCGATCTTCAGGGATTAATCAACGTCAATGGTTTAGTTAGCGACAGTGGGCAACCTGTTACGGTTGAGGTGCAACGATTTAGGCGTTTATTAGAACTGTTTGAATTTGACCCGGATATCACAGATGCTCTGGTTGATTGGATAGATCCGGGTACGGAAGTGACGATACCATCGGGTGCTGAAGATTCTTATTACCTCAGCAAAGCCCCCTCTTACCGTGCCGCCAATGCGCCCATGATTAGCATTAGTGAGTTGCGTTTGGTGGCAGGTTTTGATCGGGAAGTTTATACGGCACTCAGTCCTTTTTTAACGGCTTTGCCCACTGCAACGAATACGACGAACAATAATCAAATTGGTTCTAGTGACCAGGGTAATAGTAATAATCAGCAGCCAAACCAAAATAGCGCTAATGCCAATAACAACACGAGCAATAGTAGCGGTACGCCGATCAATATCAATACGGCGCCTCTTGAAATTTTAAGAGTATTAACCGATCCCTCTTTATCTGAGCTTGAGGCTGAGTCCTTGCTAGAGGATAGAGAATCTGAAGAAGGCTTTAAAAGCCAAACCGAATTTCTTGAACATGCTGTGATCGTGGGTACCAATCTTACCCAGGCTGGTGCCGGCAATAATGGACTGGCTATTAGCAGCGAATATTTTCTTATTGAAGGCACAGCGGTATTAGCAGATGCACAAATGCATTTGTTCAGTGTAGTGCGGCGTGATAATGGTAACCTTACGGTGCTTATGCGTGGGCAAGGTAGTTACTGA
- the gspJ gene encoding type II secretion system minor pseudopilin GspJ — translation MISRRRVPFKKIALGVQDLRKQTISGFTLLELLVAVSVFAVVAALASGGFNSVLNTASHSKEQMQRFAALQKAMVIISRDVEQAVERPIRDGFGDRLAPFIGSQPTNLLEFSRTGRRNPGQVARSHIQRIGYRHEDNVLYRLSWTVLDRAQDSEPLEYELLEGVNEIEIRYLDSNREWQDQWPPLQTEQDNDDALPKGVEITLDIEGLGAIPRLFRVRGFS, via the coding sequence ATGATTTCACGGCGACGTGTACCCTTCAAGAAGATAGCCCTCGGGGTGCAAGATCTGCGCAAGCAAACTATCAGTGGATTTACCTTGCTTGAGCTATTGGTGGCCGTGTCAGTTTTTGCTGTTGTCGCTGCCTTGGCCAGCGGTGGTTTTAACTCTGTCTTAAATACCGCCTCTCATAGTAAGGAGCAAATGCAACGATTTGCAGCATTGCAAAAGGCGATGGTAATTATTTCGCGAGATGTCGAGCAAGCGGTAGAACGGCCAATTCGTGATGGTTTTGGCGACCGTTTAGCGCCTTTTATTGGTAGTCAGCCGACCAATTTATTGGAGTTTTCACGTACCGGGCGACGCAATCCTGGCCAGGTAGCGCGTAGTCATATTCAACGCATAGGCTACCGTCATGAAGATAATGTGCTTTATCGACTAAGCTGGACGGTGCTTGATCGTGCGCAGGATAGCGAGCCGCTTGAATACGAATTGCTCGAAGGCGTTAATGAGATTGAAATTCGCTACCTCGACAGTAATCGCGAGTGGCAAGATCAGTGGCCGCCCTTACAGACAGAACAAGACAATGATGATGCCTTGCCTAAAGGCGTTGAGATTACCTTGGATATCGAAGGTCTAGGCGCCATCCCACGGTTATTTCGCGTCAGAGGTTTTTCGTGA
- a CDS encoding TRAP transporter small permease subunit, which produces MRASSKIKGLYLGIDQFSELCGRAVSWLVLAMTLLIAYDVVMRYFFQSGSVALQELEWHLFALIFLFGAAYTLKHQDHVCVDILARCSWMTVKVHAWIYLLCTLFFLLPFCLLIIVSSWDYVANSYNILPNGERSPDPGGLGYRYLLKAAIPSAFVLLFVQGISLALRSYAVLRGDDAALSDFRSDPQHSDSI; this is translated from the coding sequence ATGCGGGCTAGTTCTAAAATTAAAGGCCTCTATTTAGGTATAGACCAGTTTAGTGAACTCTGTGGGCGTGCCGTGTCATGGTTAGTGTTAGCAATGACCTTGTTAATTGCTTATGACGTTGTTATGCGTTATTTCTTTCAAAGTGGTTCAGTTGCACTGCAAGAGCTTGAGTGGCATTTATTTGCGCTGATATTTTTATTTGGTGCTGCTTATACACTTAAACATCAAGATCATGTGTGTGTGGATATTCTTGCACGTTGTTCCTGGATGACAGTAAAGGTTCATGCGTGGATTTATTTATTGTGCACACTGTTTTTTTTGTTGCCCTTCTGCCTGTTAATTATTGTCAGTAGCTGGGATTATGTTGCTAACTCTTATAATATTTTACCTAATGGCGAACGCTCACCTGATCCGGGCGGACTTGGCTATCGCTATTTATTAAAAGCAGCGATACCCAGCGCATTTGTTCTATTATTTGTCCAAGGCATTAGTTTAGCCCTACGCAGCTATGCGGTGCTTAGAGGTGATGACGCGGCTTTGTCTGATTTTAGATCCGATCCACAGCATAGCGACAGCATCTAA
- a CDS encoding HDOD domain-containing protein yields the protein MPAMAQKIFQLRAKTTPGIKELSDAVELDPSLAAQVMRYASSPFFGYRGKVESVNTAITRVLGYDMVMSLALGIATARPFRLPEGGAITVDDFWRHAVYSAALCQSISNMLPQVIRPPSGLAYLAGLLHNFGHVLLGHLFKDEYLILSKMMAQNPDVPIQEIELSTLGAHHGDIGSWLMKNWRLPEEVIVAIEQHHNEDYQGPNSVFSGMVLLADRMLKRHGMGDAETTELPETVLSYLDITEYQLTSALQTLMDNDDGLKTMACQLAV from the coding sequence ATGCCCGCCATGGCGCAAAAGATTTTTCAGTTACGCGCCAAAACAACACCTGGCATTAAAGAATTATCTGACGCTGTCGAACTTGACCCTAGCTTGGCTGCGCAAGTTATGCGCTATGCCTCATCACCTTTTTTTGGCTATCGCGGTAAAGTAGAATCGGTTAACACAGCGATTACACGCGTCCTCGGTTACGACATGGTCATGAGCCTGGCTTTAGGTATCGCAACAGCTAGGCCCTTTCGCCTACCTGAAGGTGGCGCAATCACGGTTGATGATTTTTGGCGTCACGCTGTCTATAGTGCCGCCTTGTGTCAGTCAATCAGCAACATGCTACCTCAAGTCATTCGCCCGCCCTCTGGTCTCGCTTATCTCGCTGGCCTGCTGCACAATTTCGGCCACGTATTGCTTGGGCACTTATTCAAAGACGAGTATCTGATTTTGAGCAAGATGATGGCACAGAACCCAGATGTGCCTATTCAAGAAATTGAGTTAAGCACTTTAGGGGCACATCATGGTGATATCGGCTCCTGGTTGATGAAGAACTGGCGCCTACCTGAAGAGGTCATTGTCGCCATCGAGCAACACCATAATGAAGATTACCAAGGGCCTAACTCAGTGTTTTCTGGTATGGTCTTGCTGGCCGATCGGATGTTAAAACGTCACGGTATGGGTGATGCTGAAACAACCGAGTTACCTGAAACGGTACTCAGTTATCTTGATATTACAGAATATCAATTAACATCAGCATTGCAGACGCTAATGGATAACGATGATGGGCTTAAAACCATGGCTTGTCAGCTTGCTGTCTAA
- a CDS encoding type II secretion system protein M, whose translation MSQWWAGLNQRERRIFIIGAIAVSITLIYLLVVEPFIHHVKELNTSVSEQTELLQWMRNSEQQVTKLRANSGFSKRSTISGGSLLALVDQTAKRSKLGTAIKRVEPEGSKNVRLWLEQASFDNILLWLAKIKQSHGIEVSRISVEQPDSPGIVNARISLQRGSQ comes from the coding sequence ATGAGCCAGTGGTGGGCAGGCCTAAATCAGCGTGAGCGCCGTATATTTATCATTGGTGCTATTGCTGTATCGATAACCCTAATATATTTGTTGGTAGTTGAACCCTTTATCCATCATGTTAAAGAGCTTAATACGTCAGTTAGCGAACAAACGGAATTACTGCAATGGATGCGTAACAGCGAACAACAAGTAACTAAATTACGTGCGAACTCCGGGTTTAGTAAGCGGTCGACTATTAGTGGTGGCTCTTTATTAGCCTTGGTTGATCAAACTGCCAAGCGTAGCAAACTAGGCACAGCGATTAAACGTGTGGAGCCGGAAGGTAGCAAAAATGTTCGTCTTTGGTTAGAGCAAGCTTCCTTTGATAATATTTTACTTTGGCTAGCAAAAATCAAGCAAAGCCACGGTATTGAAGTCAGTCGTATCAGTGTTGAGCAACCCGATAGCCCAGGCATTGTTAATGCGCGTATCTCTTTGCAACGAGGCAGCCAATGA
- the gspN gene encoding type II secretion system protein N gives MKRAIKLGIFTFFAYTIFLFVTFPAARAYHYISDQLPPTIKLYGLTGTLWSGKAELLTLASQQYRNASWRFQKKSLLSGEILFYLNLDNGQSQIKGNVGINLSKDLVLRDISLQQELVDLQALARSSDRASAVVSGKISGRVNSLVLSRSKITAADANFVLRDMALLLPRRTEWGDFKVDIEKPDVETLVNITDQGGPLLANGSIGINETNDYDVSLAVQAASGASNDLIHGLGLFGRPGNDGKTRLNYKGSLSELLGVKPTANDKPV, from the coding sequence ATGAAACGGGCAATAAAGCTGGGTATTTTCACTTTTTTTGCCTACACAATATTTTTATTTGTTACTTTTCCGGCAGCGCGCGCTTATCACTATATTTCTGATCAACTACCGCCGACGATAAAACTCTATGGTTTAACAGGAACCCTATGGTCAGGTAAGGCTGAATTATTGACCTTGGCATCACAACAATATCGCAACGCAAGTTGGCGTTTTCAAAAAAAATCACTTTTGTCAGGAGAGATATTATTTTATTTGAACCTCGATAATGGTCAAAGCCAAATAAAAGGTAATGTCGGAATCAATCTATCAAAGGATTTGGTGTTGAGAGATATTTCCTTGCAACAAGAGCTTGTCGATCTCCAGGCATTAGCACGGTCATCAGATCGGGCATCAGCAGTGGTTAGTGGAAAAATAAGTGGTCGTGTCAACAGCTTAGTGTTGAGTCGTAGCAAAATAACAGCAGCCGATGCTAATTTTGTGCTGCGTGATATGGCTTTATTGTTGCCACGTCGCACAGAGTGGGGCGACTTCAAGGTTGATATTGAAAAACCTGATGTTGAAACCCTGGTTAATATTACCGATCAGGGTGGGCCTTTGTTAGCTAATGGATCAATTGGCATTAACGAAACCAATGATTATGATGTGTCTCTTGCTGTGCAAGCAGCTAGCGGCGCATCGAATGATTTAATACACGGTCTTGGTCTATTTGGCCGACCAGGTAATGATGGTAAAACCCGCTTGAATTACAAAGGCAGTTTAAGCGAGCTATTGGGTGTGAAGCCCACTGCTAATGACAAGCCGGTCTAG